The DNA window gcgggtgggaggtgggggcagacacacacaccaagaaCTCCGCCCCCTGGCTGTGGACTTGTTCTTCAGATAATTTGAggccagtcccctcccccaggctcctgGCAAGCCTGCTCCAGCCTCCTGTTGTCCCCACGCCGGGCAGGAATGGGGCTCAGGGAGCCCCTGTGGCCCGCGGGGCCCCAACCCCTGTTCGGCCATCCCTACCCACCTTGAGGTGGTGGTGCTTCCGCCTTAGCTGAGAGATTTGGGCTGGGAGATTTGCCtcgccccactcccaccctgccctagggagtgggaagggtgttctgccctgctctgccccagAACCCCTGCACCCTTTCCCCAGCTGCCCTCAGGGCATACAGGCAGGGAGTCTCCATCGTGACCTTGGGCCCAGCTGGAACAGGGCAGTCCAGCCTTAATCCTACCATGTCAAGACCAGCAGGGAAGAGGCCATGCTGGGCCAACTCCgggcccctcctctctcctgcttGCCCAGAGGTGGCCCAGGGTGTTCAGGTCCCTGGCATCTGCCCTACGTCCTTGGGCAGACCCTGTCCTCTAATGCTGCCAACCGCCTCCAAGTGTTACACTCCCCAGGGGCAGAGCCCCTGGGTGTTCAGGATCTGCTGGGTCCACACACGTGCACTGGCTTCTGTGTCCACAGTCATTCGAGGTTGGCTGCTGCAGAACCtggtgggggtagggtggggcgAGGGTGTCCTCAGGGGCCTGCACCGCTGTTCCAGTGACTGCTCTTTGCAGGAGCTTCGGGGCTAGTTCTGGGCTGGGGGCTCAGCTGCAGCTCTGGGATTAGGGCGCGGCATCCCAGCTGGGACAGGCAGGGGTATGGCCTGCCACGCCTCAGCCGTAGCTGTGCGGGCTGCTGGGGTCCACAGGGGCTGAGTCGTGTGGGCCGGCTGAGCCGATAAGCTGCCACAGGCGGTGGCTGAGGTTCTGCACCTGGCaggtgcccagcacacagcccaCACGCAGGAGCTGGGCTCGGGGCCTGCGGGGACCCAAGTGTCGGCGGGGGCCATTCCGGAGAGGCTGACCCATAGCAGGGGCCAGGCTGGCACTCCTCTGGGGCTGGAGGGCCTGGTGCAGCTTCCAGACCACAGGCCAGGCTGCAGGGTGCCGGGACTGCAAGCCACTGGAAGGAGTCCGGGCTGGGGGCTCCCTGCAGAGGGAGATGGAGGAAGTAAGTCCGGCGGGCCAGCCTTTCAGGGACCCATAAACCCACCCACTTTCCCTTCCACACAGGCCTGGGGTCACTGGCAGGGGAAGCCCACTGAGCTCAGGGCTCAGGGCCTGGCCCTCAGCCACTCAGTAGCCCATTTACCTGCTCCTCCCTGGGCAAGGGGCAGCCCTGGCCTCTGTGGGCCACTAAGCTCAGGACTCAGGTGACTCCCTCTCAGCCCTtcccttggggtggggggaggtgggcggGCCTGAggcccctccagcctcccctcccacagCTGACCTTTCCTTTTGAGGGGTCTGCTCTGCCAGTGTCGAGGAGTGGGCATGCCTTCGGAGgacaggcagagaaagaggaaccTCTTGCCCTGCTGGGGGGTTGCTTAGGGCCTGGGGCTGGCCCTTGATCTAGGGGGTTGGCCCCAGCAGCAGGTGGGGGgtttccccaaccaggggctAGAGGAACTGGGGAGGGGTCGGGGTCGGAGGGAGGCCTCCCCCGAGCACTCTGGCTTCCTGCCCCGGCAGCCAGGGTGGTCTGAGACCTGCTCACCTGGGTCGCGCGGGCGGCCGGCTCCGGGCCAGGCCGAGGGACAGCGCGCCTGGGAGCTGCAGGTAGAGGAAGCTGATGCAACCGAGGGTGACCGTCAAGAGCCGGACCATGAGGGCGGGGCCGGAGGGGGCAGTGAGCCGGGCAGGTGTTGGGGGCGGCCCTCGGCTGAGCCACCGCTTCCGCCCGCACCTCGGGGTGCGCGGGCTGGCGCCGGTAGGTCGGCGAGGGTCTCCAACACAAAGCGACACGAAGTGGTGCGTGAACCTCCTCGGTCAGCTGGCGGTCGGGGCCCTGCTGGGGCCTGAGCCTCAGCGCCTCGGGGCTAAATAGTCTTCCAGGGGGGCGGAGCCGGACGCGCCGGCgggacggggcggggcggggcggggcgctcCCGAGAGAGGGCGGCGGCCGTAGGGAGCGCGGGCGGCTGGCCAGAGACCCCGGGAGGCCAGCCTCACCTCCGCCAGCTTCTGGTGGGGGACACTGTCCCTGAGGCTGGAGGGGTAAAGAACTGGGTGCTGCGGCGTGCAATCGGCGGGGCTGGGTCCCGCCCACCACCTCTAGGTCCCTGGGCCTCACCTCCCAAATGTCCGCGCCAATGAGTGGCAGGGGCCTGGACAGAGGCGATTTTGAGACCCCTCCTTAAGAGGTCCTAGCAGCTCTATTCCTAAACActctaccctccccccaccccgcaccatTACTGAAGTATTAACTGGTTTttgtaagaaatttaaataagtaGAAGGTGAGAACCTCTCACTGCCGTCCCGTGGGTTCCTCTCCCAGGTCCGGATGGGCGCCCCTTCTTGACTTTCTCTTGTGTGCGTTTTGTTGAGGGGGGGTTGCATCCTGTGTGTGTGCACTATATACAGACACCTATGCATACATAggtaaaaaatacatgtaaatatagaGACTGCCATTCTTTCTTATGGTTGATCCTACACCAAAATGTAGGTGTTCTGTGACTTAATTGATCCTTTATTGGGAAGCGGTTAGGTGATTTCCAAGCTTTCCAAGAGCAGGAACCCTTCTTCCTGAGCCCATGGATGTGTCTCTATAGGATCCTTCTGCAGACATGGGAATTCTGGCTGAAGGTGAGCCCGTGTTTGTGTTGACAGATGGAGCCAAACTGCTCTCCGCAAAGCTGATGCCCTGTCCATCGATAACGGACTTGGTGCCAGGGTTCTTCATCCCTGTGTCCCTCTGGGAGGGGACAATTACCCCATCACACGCTCACACATTCTGGTCATCTGAGCAACTCTGCATCCActtgtgtttcctcttctgtcttcccTGCTCCGGTCCTGCCCCCTCTTAGCGGGTCATCATGAGTGACCTGGTCACTCTCCGTCCCTCCTTCTGCACATGCCGTGGGAGCTCAGCAAACATTAGCTGGAAGAATAAATCAACAAGTGGTGACCACCTGCCATGTGAAAGAGCGGTAGGGAAGCATCAGCAGGTATTCccgtttctatttatttatttttaccggAAGGAGGGTGGGTGATGTGATCACATTTATGCTAGAAAAGTGGAATTCAGCAGGGAGGTGGGTGCTGAAGGGCTGGCAGGAAGGGTGCAGTGGGGACAGAGAGAATGGGTCAGAGAAACAGAGCAGAGCAGGGGGGCAGATGAGGAGGGTCAGCCCACCCATCTGTTTGCTGATGCAgggagagtggggggaggggttaGCTACCTGGGGGACATCCCGGTAGGGATGTCTTGCTGGCCTCCAGCGTCCTGGGCCTGGGGCTGAAGAGAAGGCAGCCCTGGAACAGAGTCTGGGGAGTTTTGGAGCTGGCAAGGCTCTGAGAGGTGAGGAGTGTGGTGACCATCACCCACAGAGAGTGAAGAGAGAGGACAGAACCCGGCGTGGGAAGAGGGGCAGGCGAGGGACCCCAGGGGTGGACCCGGTTCTGCAGCTGCTGCTTCTCCCACCAGCACCCCCGTCCTCCCTCAATCTGCCTTCCACAGTGCTGCCAGTACCGTCTTTCCAAAACACATGTGACCGTATCACTCACCCCACCAGAAATAGATAAAAATTCGCAGTCTCTTAGGCCCTTGGCCACTGCACTCTTTCTCTCAGAACACTGGCTGCCACCACAGGCCTAGGGTCTCATTTCCCCGACAGCCCACGGGCAGGGTGTCCTCTGGCCTCAGGCTTCAGCCTGGGAGCTTATTTCACCCCTATCCCTCTTGACTGGATCAGAGACCCCCTGTGATCCCACAGCCCCTGCACAGCAGCTTGTGGCACTTGTGGTCTGTAACTGTCCATGTGCCCCCCAAGGGGAAATCCACGGGCTTCCCCCACTGATCCTCAGTGGAGGAGCCGCTTCTGCGGAGCCACTCAGAGCACCGCTCACCCATGGAAACACACAAGAAGCAGACCAGAGGTTCCCCTGGAGGAATGCTTTAGAGAGAAATCATCGTGGAGCAGGAAAAGCGAGGGTGGCAATTGGCTGGGCAGACAGCATCTAGGGAGGTTTTGCTTGAGTGTTTTAAGGTGGGAGAGACCGAGTTTAATCCCGATGGCGAGGATCCACAGAGAGGGAAAGATTGAGGATGGGGGTACCTAGCAAACagccagaggtggggagggggcaggaggggcagagcCTCTGTGGTCGCTGTGGAGGGGGAGGCGGGAGTGAGAGGGGCAGACTTGGGGTGATGcaagtctgttttctctgtgaaggAGGGCAGTGGGGTCATTTCTGAGACACGGGAAGGGGGTCAGAGGAGACTGCAGAGAGAACAGAGCTGACCAGATGTCAGCAGGCTGGGCAGTGGCGAGAGTGCATCCACAGCCGGGGCCGCGGGGTCACTGTGCCTACTCTGCACCAGCTGGCGCTGCAGGCCTCGAGGAGACGGACGGGCAGGACTGTGCGTGGCTGGGGTTTGCCAGGTGAGGACAGAGAAAACTGTCCGGCGGGGGGCAACAATGCTGGCAGGATGACAGGTGACTGGAGCCACAGACAGGAAGCGGGCAGCAGCGAGTGCCTCTGAGGGTAGCATGGGCAGTGTGGTAGCAAGGAACTTGAGTGGGGCTGTCATGGTCTAGACGTAACCCCAAACCTACCCTTGACCCTAAGGTGCTCAAGGAATGGGCTCCTTGCAAGGAGGGCATGAGAGTGGAAGAAAATGGAGTGCAGGGTCCCCACCATCTCTGTGGAAGAGCCAGTCCTGGGCTCATGTGCTAggccagagggcttccctgggacACTGCCTGCCCGTGCACAAGCTCAGTGGTGTGGTAATGTGGCGGTGAGGACCTTTTTGGGTGTAAGTGACAAAAGCTAACTCAAGACAGCTGGGGCAAAAAGGAGGGGTTCTCAGCCTATCTACCCAGTACCGTCCAGAAGCAGAGGAGGCTGTGGCTGGGCATGTgcccagaggcagggaggggagccTGGTGGTCTTCCCCCTCAGCGCTTGTCTCTGGGTTGTGTTCCACTCATTCTCCAGGCGGGCCCCTGCgaggggatggaggaggaacGCCAGCAGTTTGTTCCTTCGTAGGTTCTTGAAGCAGCCAAAGTCACCCCGAACCCTCCCAGCCTGTCAGCGAGCAGCCCTGGGGctgcccctacccccaccccatctcctctCCTAGCGTGTTCTGCCCTAGACTCTGTGTCCCCCTTGCCCATCCCTGTGTCACTGCGGGGGAGGCCCTGGCCGGCCCCCGCGCTGAGGGTGGTGGGCACTGTCAGGGACCCTGAGTGGTGCAGCCTTCTCCCAAGCAGCGCACCCGGGCCCCGGCGCCTCACGGCCTAGTACGCGGCTCTTCACGGCAGGACGTGCAGCGCgccttttaaaaagtacatgtgttaaaaataaatgaatgaatgagtgaacgaataaataaatagaaattaaaaaaacaaaagtacatgTGTTAAGCGTTTCCCCTCACTTAGACTGGGCTTCCAAGTGGGGCCAGAGCCCTCCTCAGGCTGGGAACCCCAAGGGTAGGGCCTGGGTGGGTACTCCCCCCTATCACCAGGCTGGCAGCCCCAGGGGATGGCTTAGGGCCCCAGTTTGGGAGACCTGTGGGTAGGGCCGGGCCTTCCAGCAGACTGACAGCGCCGGGGTAGAGAGCCCCGGGAGCCACGCGGACCCCAGACAGAGCTCCCAGAGGCGGGGCCCGACCCCTCTCCGCCCTGCGTGGGAGCCGCGACGGCGAGGCGCGCTCTGACCCGGCCCGCGCCTGCCGCTGACCCGCCCGAGCCGCCGTCGCTGTCACCGCTTGAGGGTGGCGAGCGGCTGAATCCCGCCCCCGGGAACCGAGCCCGCGCCGTTGGTCCAATGAGGGAGCTTCGCTCCGGACCCCGCCCGCGGGGGGGCGGAGCGAGGCCGCGCAGGCGCACGGCGCGGCCGGGCGGGCCGGCTGGCTGGGAAGATGGCGGCTGGAGCCCTGGCCGCCGCCGTGGAGCGGGCCCGAGGCGTCCGGGCTGCGCGGGCCAGGGCCGGGGCCGGGCCATGAGAGCGCCGTCCTCGCGTCCCCGAGCCGCGGAGCCCGCCCGCGCCCCTCGCCATGGCGCGGCTCGCGGACTACTTCGTGCTGGTGGCGTTCGGGCCGCACCCGCGCGGTGAGTGCCGGCGCGCGGCCGAGGGCTGAGGGCCGGGGACCGGGAGCCGGGGAGGATCAGCCGGGGCGGCGGGGCAGCCCCAGGGTCAGCCGGGCACCTGCCGCCCTGGTTAGGAGTCCGGGGTCGGGGGTCACGGAGGGCCGACCTCCCCGAGGTGGGCAGCGCGGCGAGACGGGGCGGGCCGAGATTGCCCACCCCAGTCAGGGCAGAACCGGGCCGATAGCGTCTCGGCGTCGCCCCGGAGGTGGGAGGGCCCTGGGGCGGCTCGGCCTCCCGACTCCCAGTTGGGTGGGATGGGCTCTCTCTGCTTTGGCGGACTGCCGGGCGGCTCTGCTTCCAGGGGCACGGAACGTTCACTCGCAAGCCCCTCCTCTGACCCCCAGTGCCTCTGGTCTGGAGCCTCCGGCCCGTGTGCCGTGTCTCAGGTACAGGAGGCTGGGGAGCATGCAGAAAAGGGGTGGGGTTCAGGGACTACTGCTTGAAGAGGTGGTGTTTGAGTTGGAACTCGGAGGACTTCAGAGGGAActgtggagaggagagagaagagtgtTCCTGGCAGAGGGCCTGCCGACTTCATGCCTGCAGCCAAGCCCTGGGTGGGAGAGTGGTGTGGTGACTGGTGCCGATGGCAGGAGGTCCGTGTCTAGGGTCAGCGCCCGTGTCTGAGAGCCCTTCAGCCCAGGGGGTAGGAGAAAACAGCCTGACAGTGACATCAGCAACAGCCGTGGAGACAGCAGTGTTGGGGTGTGCACTCAGCGTGCCAGGCCCTGCACAGCCCTTTGTGTGCGTGATCTCACTTCTTCCTGCCAGCAGCCCACCGAGGTTTCCCTGTCGTTGCCCCCATGTGTAGAGTGCAGTCAGGGCAGAGAGGTTGAGTGCCTGGTCTGAGCCCCCAGAGGGGCTAGGACTCACACCCAGCCTACCCCAGAGCTAAGCTGGGGTCTCAGATCCCAAACTGCAGGAGGGCACGCGTGtcactggggggtggggtggctgtGTGGTCAGGCTGGGGCTGAACCTTGAGCCTGAGAGTGGGGTCGAGACCCCCAGTCTACCCTGCTTCTTGTCACCCCAGCTGCCTCTGTCACCATCCAGGACCCGGACTTGCActcctctttgcttttcttctggcTGAGCCTGTACCTTCTGGACTCCACACTCTCCAGACCCTCCTCGCGCCCTTTCACTCAACACTCGCTCCTCCTCTCCACGCCTCCTGTCGTATCCATCCCGACACCCTCAGTCATGAGCATGTCTCTCCCTTCAGGGAGGGCGTTCTTGTAGGCAAGGACCAGTTGTCCTCGTCCTGCAGTCTGCACGTGTCAGGCTCACTGTCAGTGTTGAACAGGCCCAGAGGGAGAGCTGtctgctccaaggcatgtggggagggggcagtgaggaggACATGCCAGCTGCAGCAGCGGGGTGCACTGGATCCAGGGAGACAAGGCTGGCCAAGGTGCTGCCCCAGCGTGAGGGCCCCCAGGCTGCGTGCCAGGGCAGGGGCTGCGTGAGCAGAGTGGGCTTGGGGGCCGAGGACGCCGAGGGCAGTGTGGGAAGCGTGCTGATGGTGGTGGCGGCTGGAGTGAATGTGAGGAAGGTGAGAGGAGGCATGGGTGGGCTCCGTGACAAGCTGGCTGGAGCCACACGGGCGCTGGGCACCCCAGGTGTGTGTGGCCGCTGAGCAGAGCCGGGGAGAAGGCTGGCGCCCACAGTGCCTGCTCACCCCAAGTGGCCGGAAGGAGTGATTCTCAAGATGTCCCCTTCAGTAGTGCTGGGGGGCCATGGAGCCCCCTAACCACTGTCTCCCGGGGTTGGAGCTGGTCAGCTGCTGGCTGGCTACCCAGCCTCAGGGCCTCCCTTGGCATGACTGGTCCATCCCTGTGAGGAACAAGCCCACGAGCTGGAATCCCGGCTGTGGGGCTGAGGGCAGAGCGAGGTGGTGGGGGAGTCTGAAGCAGAGGAGCGCCGCGTGAGGCTCGGTGGTCCCTGCTTTGCCACTTGatacctctgtgaccttggaccagtCTTTCGGCCCTCCGCACCTCACCTTCCTCATGTGGGGGTAGGGTGAGTGACACAGACCTCCCAGGCTGCTCTGAGCACAAGGTGGACAGACACACATGGAGCTGTTCACACAGAAGGCTCCAGGAAGTGATGGGTGTCTTGTTAATGCTGAGCAGCCAGTGTGTGGACAGCACTTGGCACAGACAGTGGGCACCTCTGCGGGAGGTGGCACGCAGGCACCCGTACGTGCTGGCAGGCCTAGGACGCTAGGGCAAGACATAGAGTCTTTTGGGTTCAGTGGAGAGTGCCGAGTGGTGGAAGGCTTGTCCTTGGCCTGGATCCGGACACCCTGTGCGGACCTTCTGGGCTCTGAGTCCCGAAGTCCTACCTGAGGAAGCACCCTGCTTTCGTGGTTACTACCTGGCAGACCGCtccaggcaggagggcagggaggggactgggTGGTTCCCTTCCATTCATCTCAGAAGGTGTAGGCTCCTCCCTTGGTGAGTTGGGGGAGCTCCTTCACTAAGGACATGGGTTTAGCCTGTATTGcaccctggcccagccctggggacTTCGTGGGGGCCAGAGAGACTACCTTGCCCAGTTGCTGGCCAGGGAGTGCCCTGATGGTGGTCAGCTGATTTTACACAGTGTGACCAGTGCCGGGGTGTGTCTTTGATCTGACCAGATGGCCGAGTGCATATCtgccagggaggaggggctggaccCCTCCTGCTGCTGGGGGTTCCACCCCCAAACATCTGAGAAGAAGACTTTCCACCCCTGGCCTGGCCTCTTTTGGTCCTGACCATGTTGAGCTGGCCACATTCCTCGGCCCCATCTACTCTCCCCACCCATGTTCCTGCCCTCTCTTTGGAGCAGGTTGGGGCTGTTTGGGATGGCCTTGGctggctcccagccccaccctgggaGCCCGAGGGTCCAAGTCCTTGGGTCAGAGCCAGTCGGGTCTGACCGGGGAGGTTGGAGAGGTTGCAGCCCCTCTGCACTTGTCCTGTAGCTGTGGCCAGCTGGGAGCGGCCTGTGTGTGGAGGTTTGTGTTGAGGTGGGAGGTTGGGTTTGCAGCAGGACGCTGCCGTCCTTCCTACGGCCCGGCTCATCTCAGGGTGTGTGCGCTGGGTGTAGGGAGGGGCGGGCAGCGGAGGGCGCCATCCTCCCTCGCCTCTGCCCACAGCACATGCTGGCCTGGGCCGGCCCAGGCATCGGAGCCTGGCACTGGTGATGGCGTTGCCAGCAGATGACGAACGTGAGCTCTGTGTTCCCCGCCCTGGGGCTGGCTGTGGGGACACAGCTCTTGTCCCCATCTGTGTCTCAGGGGATCTCTGTGCCCTTCCTCCTAGGGCCCCCCCAAGTCCCGCCCTGTGACGCACAGCTGTGCTGGTTGGATTAGTCCTGTCACCATGGGGTGGAGGTGTCCTCTCTCTTGTCTACCCCAAGAGAGCAGGGGACTCAGCTGCTGTAGGTCCCCTTCACGGCCTCAAGAGCTCGACTGGGTGGGGGACACTGGGAGATGTGGCAGagccctacccccacccccaggattcAGGCCAGCAGCCAGATTGCAGCCCGGCCCCTGTTGGCACAGAGCTGAGGCATGGGCTGGGGTCTCAGAGAAGGGTGAGGGAGTCAGGACGCATCCACG is part of the Phocoena sinus isolate mPhoSin1 chromosome 10, mPhoSin1.pri, whole genome shotgun sequence genome and encodes:
- the ADM2 gene encoding protein ADM2 gives rise to the protein MVRLLTVTLGCISFLYLQLPGALSLGLARSRPPARPREPPARTPSSGLQSRHPAAWPVVWKLHQALQPQRSASLAPAMGQPLRNGPRRHLGPRRPRAQLLRVGCVLGTCQVQNLSHRLWQLIGSAGPHDSAPVDPSSPHSYG